Proteins from a genomic interval of Nocardia sp. BMG51109:
- a CDS encoding class I adenylate-forming enzyme family protein: MSDHTAQDTSIVGVFREIERELTAEGAPFETTEVEIGGHRVRTFRHVAATFYDVVAESETRFADNTLTAGAETLTYREVFARARRLAGALHRRYGIGPGDRVGIMMANRPSYLVALFAAARLGAVAVLYNSRSSAAEIAEAVTDVRSAVVLADPARLEILRSVDHGAALVSTQDGDPAVPAIDALIAAADRDGPAGAVPSDAVAAILFTSGTSGRARGVQLTHRNLGNVVLNMRFVAECNLRIAARRYDIPVDDLRPAVPPMAALLIFPLFHVSGLAGLLTTMNTGGHVATMTRWDPAAAAHLVREHRLTLMVGPPTAVDELLKLPGAQEQLASLLNVTPGGQATPPNLVGRIAATVPNAQRSAGWGMTETAGSVCTAGGALLAAFPDTLGPMSPTMDVRVTDAGGREAPAGTVGELELRGGLVMAGYLDAGGATSTDHLPWLRTGDLGYLDEHGLVYVVDRSKDIVISSGENIPCAEVEAALLTGDEFTEVAAFGVPDPRLGERLVVAVTLADGRTLDADRIRDLARRTLPDYKIPAEVLFDMSPLPRNATGKLLKRELRARYLARPR; this comes from the coding sequence ATGTCGGACCACACAGCGCAAGACACCTCGATCGTCGGCGTCTTCCGGGAGATCGAGCGCGAACTCACCGCCGAGGGCGCACCGTTCGAGACGACGGAGGTCGAGATCGGCGGCCACCGGGTGCGCACCTTCCGGCACGTCGCCGCCACCTTCTACGACGTCGTCGCGGAGTCCGAGACCCGGTTCGCCGATAACACCCTCACCGCCGGTGCCGAAACCCTCACGTACCGCGAGGTTTTCGCGCGCGCCCGGCGGCTCGCCGGCGCCCTGCACCGGCGCTACGGCATCGGGCCCGGCGACCGGGTCGGGATCATGATGGCCAATCGGCCGTCGTACCTCGTGGCGCTGTTCGCCGCCGCCCGGCTCGGCGCGGTCGCGGTGCTGTACAACAGCCGGTCCAGCGCGGCCGAGATCGCCGAGGCGGTCACCGATGTCCGCAGCGCGGTCGTCCTCGCCGATCCCGCGCGCCTCGAGATCCTGCGGTCGGTGGACCACGGCGCGGCGCTGGTCTCCACACAGGACGGCGATCCGGCCGTGCCCGCGATCGACGCGCTGATCGCCGCCGCGGACCGCGACGGTCCGGCCGGCGCGGTGCCGAGCGATGCGGTCGCCGCGATCCTGTTCACCTCGGGAACCTCCGGGCGAGCGAGGGGCGTCCAGCTGACCCACCGCAATCTCGGCAACGTCGTGCTCAATATGAGATTCGTCGCCGAATGCAATCTGCGAATCGCCGCGCGCCGGTACGACATTCCGGTCGACGACCTCCGCCCGGCCGTGCCGCCGATGGCCGCCTTGCTGATCTTCCCGCTCTTCCACGTGTCCGGCCTGGCCGGGCTGCTCACGACGATGAATACCGGCGGCCACGTCGCGACGATGACGCGCTGGGATCCGGCCGCGGCGGCCCACCTGGTCCGCGAGCATCGGCTCACCCTGATGGTCGGCCCGCCGACGGCCGTCGACGAACTCCTGAAACTCCCTGGCGCACAGGAACAACTGGCCTCCCTGCTGAACGTGACGCCCGGCGGCCAGGCCACCCCGCCGAACCTCGTCGGCCGGATCGCCGCCACGGTGCCGAACGCCCAGCGCAGCGCGGGCTGGGGCATGACCGAGACCGCGGGCAGCGTCTGCACCGCCGGCGGCGCCCTGCTCGCCGCGTTCCCCGACACCCTGGGCCCGATGAGCCCGACGATGGACGTCCGCGTCACCGACGCCGGCGGGCGCGAGGCGCCGGCGGGCACCGTCGGCGAACTCGAACTGCGCGGCGGCCTGGTCATGGCCGGCTACCTCGACGCCGGCGGCGCCACGAGCACCGATCACCTCCCCTGGCTGCGGACCGGCGATCTGGGCTACCTCGACGAGCACGGCCTGGTCTACGTGGTGGACCGCAGCAAGGACATCGTCATCTCGTCCGGCGAGAACATCCCCTGCGCCGAGGTCGAGGCCGCGCTGCTGACCGGTGACGAGTTCACCGAGGTCGCGGCGTTCGGCGTGCCCGATCCGCGGCTCGGGGAACGCCTCGTCGTCGCGGTCACCCTCGCCGACGGCCGGACCCTCGATGCCGACCGGATCCGCGACCTGGCCCGCCGCACCCTTCCCGACTACAAGATCCCCGCCGAGGTCCTGTTCGATATGAGCCCGCTGCCGCGCAACGCCACCGGCAAGCTCCTCAAGCGCGAACTTCGGGCCCGCTACCTCGCCCGTCCACGCTGA
- a CDS encoding alpha/beta fold hydrolase, with the protein MVVTERMRIRGREFEVDVRAGTGAAGAVLLHGFPQSSASWDVVGDALAARGVSSWAPNQRGYSPGARPERVADYRLDELVADVIALCDALPFDAVHLVGHDWGAIVAWATAARHPERVASLTAVSVPHPAAFARARAEDPVQREKSGYIEYLVQPGSEDLLAADGAAALRLGFGDVVAPEIADRHLAPLLEPGAMKAALNWYRAIGEDWARVPPVAVASTLVWGAGDIAVARSGVDLCAEFVHADLTVVALEDKGHWLPEEAPDELTAAILARTGIAGPSPGS; encoded by the coding sequence GTGGTGGTGACGGAACGAATGCGCATCCGCGGCCGGGAGTTCGAGGTGGACGTGCGCGCGGGCACCGGTGCCGCGGGAGCGGTTCTGCTGCACGGGTTTCCACAGAGTTCGGCGTCCTGGGACGTGGTGGGCGACGCGCTCGCCGCCCGTGGAGTCTCCTCGTGGGCGCCGAATCAGCGCGGCTATTCGCCGGGCGCCCGGCCGGAGCGGGTGGCGGACTACCGCCTGGACGAACTCGTCGCCGACGTGATCGCGCTGTGCGACGCACTGCCCTTCGACGCCGTGCACCTGGTCGGCCACGATTGGGGCGCGATCGTCGCCTGGGCGACGGCGGCCCGCCACCCGGAGCGGGTGGCGTCGCTGACGGCGGTGTCGGTGCCGCATCCGGCGGCCTTCGCCCGGGCGCGGGCCGAGGATCCGGTGCAGCGGGAGAAGTCCGGCTATATCGAGTACCTCGTGCAGCCCGGCTCCGAGGACCTGCTGGCCGCCGACGGTGCGGCCGCCCTGCGGCTGGGGTTCGGTGACGTCGTCGCGCCCGAGATCGCCGATCGCCACCTCGCGCCCCTGCTGGAACCGGGCGCGATGAAAGCCGCGCTGAACTGGTACCGCGCCATCGGCGAGGACTGGGCGCGGGTGCCGCCGGTGGCCGTCGCGTCGACCCTGGTGTGGGGTGCGGGCGATATCGCCGTCGCCCGCAGCGGGGTCGACCTGTGCGCGGAGTTCGTGCACGCCGATCTCACGGTGGTGGCGCTGGAGGACAAGGGCCACTGGCTGCCCGAGGAGGCCCCGGACGAACTCACCGCGGCGATCCTCGCGCGAACGGGTATCGCCGGACCGTCCCCGGGTTCGTAG
- a CDS encoding SAM-dependent methyltransferase, which translates to MSDGPPDLRTDVPHPARMYDYFLGGKDFYEADRLAAEQALRDFPSVRLTARTNREFMHRATHYLAEQGIRQYLDIGTGIPTAPNLHQVAQQQAPESRVVYVDNDPLVLAHARALLRSSDEGRTAYVQADAAEPETILSAPELTETLDLGRPVAVSLMALVHFVPGDVYEMVDTLMAPLAPGSYLAMSHVTMEFDDGPEDPDGMARLLQVYVDRGIPVHPRPRAEVARFFDGLELVPPGIEVIHRWHNEGIDHPPSHDKRVSLYGGVGKKV; encoded by the coding sequence GTGTCGGACGGCCCACCCGACCTGCGTACCGACGTGCCGCACCCGGCTCGGATGTACGACTATTTCCTCGGCGGCAAGGACTTCTACGAGGCGGACCGCCTCGCCGCCGAGCAGGCGCTGCGGGACTTTCCGTCGGTCCGGTTGACCGCTCGCACCAACCGCGAGTTCATGCACCGCGCCACGCATTACCTTGCCGAGCAGGGTATTCGGCAGTATCTCGACATCGGCACCGGAATCCCGACCGCGCCGAACCTCCATCAGGTCGCCCAGCAGCAGGCCCCCGAATCACGGGTCGTGTACGTCGACAACGACCCGCTGGTGCTCGCGCACGCACGGGCGCTGCTGCGGAGTTCGGACGAGGGCCGCACCGCCTACGTGCAGGCCGACGCCGCGGAGCCGGAGACGATCCTGTCGGCGCCGGAGCTGACGGAGACGCTGGATCTCGGCCGGCCGGTGGCGGTGTCGCTGATGGCCCTGGTGCACTTCGTGCCCGGCGACGTCTACGAGATGGTGGACACCCTGATGGCGCCGCTGGCGCCCGGGTCGTATCTCGCGATGTCCCATGTCACAATGGAATTCGACGACGGTCCCGAGGATCCGGACGGCATGGCCCGGCTGTTGCAGGTGTACGTGGATCGCGGAATACCCGTGCACCCCCGCCCCCGGGCCGAGGTCGCGCGGTTCTTCGACGGGCTGGAACTCGTGCCTCCCGGCATCGAGGTGATCCACCGCTGGCACAACGAGGGCATCGACCACCCGCCCAGCCACGACAAGCGGGTATCGCTGTACGGCGGCGTGGGGAAGAAGGTCTGA